A region from the Fundulus heteroclitus isolate FHET01 chromosome 22, MU-UCD_Fhet_4.1, whole genome shotgun sequence genome encodes:
- the pax2a gene encoding paired box protein Pax-2a isoform X1, whose protein sequence is MDIHCKADPFSAMHLVSHAGHGGVNQLGGVFVNGRPLPDVVRQRIVELAHQGVRPCDISRQLRVSHGCVSKILGSYQKAFQRYYETGSIKPGVIGGSKPKVATPKVVDKIAEYKRQNPTMFAWEIRDRLLAEGVCDNDTVPSVSSINRIIRTKVQQQFHPSPDGSVTPLSTPGHTIVPSTASPPVTSASNNPVGSYSINGILGIPRSNSEKRKRDDVLWSGNHLDGRKIGHYGSDGSGPGSDSQGSVESLRKHLRADAFTQQQLEALDRVFERPSYPDVFPTSEHIKPEQANEYSLPSLNASLEDVKPSLSTSASSDLASSVSQSYSVVTDSHPSYPPSMCVKREPHEASFAPFTPSSVGDSALADILPHQSSLSVDASTPSYLPHAHGPCYSQYASQPFIAGRDMASTTLPGYPPHVPPTGQGSYPTSTLAGMVPGGDFSGNPYSHPQYTTYNEAWRFSNPALLMPHPVAPRLPLLPLPTTATSHPGDRFKAQGRSFGLHVVPV, encoded by the exons ATGGATATTCACTGCAAAGCAGACCCCTTCTCGGCGATGCACC TTGTATCCCACGCAGGGCACGGCGGTGTAAACCAGCTCGGCGGGGTGTTTGTGAACGGCAGACCCCTCCCGGACGTGGTGCGGCAGCGGATCGTGGAGCTGGCCCACCAGGGCGTCCGGCCCTGCGACATCTCCCGACAGCTACGGGTCAGTCACGGCTGTGTCAGCAAAATCCTCGGCAG ctaTCAGAAGGCATTTCAGAG GTACTACGAGACCGGCAGTATTAAACCCGGAGTCATCGGGGGCTCCAAACCAAAGGTCGCAACTCCGAAAGTGGTGGATAAAATCGCGGAGTACAAGCGCCAGAATCCCACCATGTTTGCGTGGGAGATAAGGGACCGACTACTGGCTGAGGGGGTCTGCGACAACGACACGGTCCCCAGTGTTTCATCCATCAACAG GATTATCCGCACCAAAGTCCAGCAGCAATTCCACCCGTCCCCCGATGGATCCGTCACGCCGCTCTCCACGCCCGGCCACACCATAG TGCCCAGCACGGCGTCGCCTCCCGTGACCAGTGCCTCGAACAATCCAGTGGGGTCCTACTCCATCAACGGCATTCTGGGTATCCCCCGCTCCAACAGCGAGAAGAGGAAACGGGATGATg TTCTCTGGAGTGGCAACCACTTGGATGGAAGGAAAATAGGACATT ATGGGTCAGATGGCTCAGGCCCTGGCAGCGACTCTCAGGGCAGCGTGGAAAGTTTGAGGAAGCACCTGAGAGCGGACGCCTTCACCCAGCAACAGCTGGAAGCCCTGGACCGCGTGTTCGAACGGCCTTCCTACCCTGATGTCTTCCCCACTTCAGAGCACATCAAACCAGAGCAG GCGAATGAGTACTCCCTCCCGTCCCTGAATGCCAGCCTGGAAGATGTGAAGCCCAGCCTCTCCACCAGTGCCAGCTCCGACCTCGCTTCCAGTGTCTCGCAGAGCTACTCTGTTGTGACAG ACTCTCACCCGTCATATCCGCCTTCCATGTGTGTAAAGCGGGAGCCCCATGAGGCATCCTTTGCCCCCTTCACCCCCTCCTCTGTTGGGGATTCGGCTCTAGCTGACATCTTGCCCCACCAGTCCAGCCTCTCTGTAGATGCCTCCACTCCCAGCTACCTCCCCCATGCCCACGGCCCCTGCTACAGCCAATATGCCAGCCAGCCCTTTATAGCAG GTCGAGACATGGCAAGCACCACTTTACCCGGCTACCCACCCCACGTCCCCCCCACAGGACAAGGCAGCTACCCCACCTCCACGCTTGCTGGCATGGTTCCTG GAGGGGACTTTTCTGGAAATCCTTATTCTCATCCCCAATACACAACCTACAATGAAGCTTGGAGGTTCAGTAATCCAGCGTTACTGA
- the pax2a gene encoding paired box protein Pax-2a isoform X22 — MDIHCKADPFSAMHRHGGVNQLGGVFVNGRPLPDVVRQRIVELAHQGVRPCDISRQLRVSHGCVSKILGRYYETGSIKPGVIGGSKPKVATPKVVDKIAEYKRQNPTMFAWEIRDRLLAEGVCDNDTVPSVSSINRIIRTKVQQQFHPSPDGSVTPLSTPGHTIVPSTASPPVTSASNNPVGSYSINGILGIPRSNSEKRKRDDDGSDGSGPGSDSQGSVESLRKHLRADAFTQQQLEALDRVFERPSYPDVFPTSEHIKPEQANEYSLPSLNASLEDVKPSLSTSASSDLASSVSQSYSVVTGRDMASTTLPGYPPHVPPTGQGSYPTSTLAGMVPGGDFSGNPYSHPQYTTYNEAWRFSNPALLSSPYYYSAASRGSAPPAAATAYDRH; from the exons ATGGATATTCACTGCAAAGCAGACCCCTTCTCGGCGATGCACC GGCACGGCGGTGTAAACCAGCTCGGCGGGGTGTTTGTGAACGGCAGACCCCTCCCGGACGTGGTGCGGCAGCGGATCGTGGAGCTGGCCCACCAGGGCGTCCGGCCCTGCGACATCTCCCGACAGCTACGGGTCAGTCACGGCTGTGTCAGCAAAATCCTCGGCAG GTACTACGAGACCGGCAGTATTAAACCCGGAGTCATCGGGGGCTCCAAACCAAAGGTCGCAACTCCGAAAGTGGTGGATAAAATCGCGGAGTACAAGCGCCAGAATCCCACCATGTTTGCGTGGGAGATAAGGGACCGACTACTGGCTGAGGGGGTCTGCGACAACGACACGGTCCCCAGTGTTTCATCCATCAACAG GATTATCCGCACCAAAGTCCAGCAGCAATTCCACCCGTCCCCCGATGGATCCGTCACGCCGCTCTCCACGCCCGGCCACACCATAG TGCCCAGCACGGCGTCGCCTCCCGTGACCAGTGCCTCGAACAATCCAGTGGGGTCCTACTCCATCAACGGCATTCTGGGTATCCCCCGCTCCAACAGCGAGAAGAGGAAACGGGATGATg ATGGGTCAGATGGCTCAGGCCCTGGCAGCGACTCTCAGGGCAGCGTGGAAAGTTTGAGGAAGCACCTGAGAGCGGACGCCTTCACCCAGCAACAGCTGGAAGCCCTGGACCGCGTGTTCGAACGGCCTTCCTACCCTGATGTCTTCCCCACTTCAGAGCACATCAAACCAGAGCAG GCGAATGAGTACTCCCTCCCGTCCCTGAATGCCAGCCTGGAAGATGTGAAGCCCAGCCTCTCCACCAGTGCCAGCTCCGACCTCGCTTCCAGTGTCTCGCAGAGCTACTCTGTTGTGACAG GTCGAGACATGGCAAGCACCACTTTACCCGGCTACCCACCCCACGTCCCCCCCACAGGACAAGGCAGCTACCCCACCTCCACGCTTGCTGGCATGGTTCCTG GAGGGGACTTTTCTGGAAATCCTTATTCTCATCCCCAATACACAACCTACAATGAAGCTTGGAGGTTCAGTAATCCAGCGTTACTGA
- the pax2a gene encoding paired box protein Pax-2a isoform X15: MDIHCKADPFSAMHLVSHAGHGGVNQLGGVFVNGRPLPDVVRQRIVELAHQGVRPCDISRQLRVSHGCVSKILGRYYETGSIKPGVIGGSKPKVATPKVVDKIAEYKRQNPTMFAWEIRDRLLAEGVCDNDTVPSVSSINRIIRTKVQQQFHPSPDGSVTPLSTPGHTIVPSTASPPVTSASNNPVGSYSINGILGIPRSNSEKRKRDDDGSDGSGPGSDSQGSVESLRKHLRADAFTQQQLEALDRVFERPSYPDVFPTSEHIKPEQANEYSLPSLNASLEDVKPSLSTSASSDLASSVSQSYSVVTGRDMASTTLPGYPPHVPPTGQGSYPTSTLAGMVPGGDFSGNPYSHPQYTTYNEAWRFSNPALLMPHPVAPRLPLLPLPTTATSHPGDRFKAQGRSFGLHVVPV; encoded by the exons ATGGATATTCACTGCAAAGCAGACCCCTTCTCGGCGATGCACC TTGTATCCCACGCAGGGCACGGCGGTGTAAACCAGCTCGGCGGGGTGTTTGTGAACGGCAGACCCCTCCCGGACGTGGTGCGGCAGCGGATCGTGGAGCTGGCCCACCAGGGCGTCCGGCCCTGCGACATCTCCCGACAGCTACGGGTCAGTCACGGCTGTGTCAGCAAAATCCTCGGCAG GTACTACGAGACCGGCAGTATTAAACCCGGAGTCATCGGGGGCTCCAAACCAAAGGTCGCAACTCCGAAAGTGGTGGATAAAATCGCGGAGTACAAGCGCCAGAATCCCACCATGTTTGCGTGGGAGATAAGGGACCGACTACTGGCTGAGGGGGTCTGCGACAACGACACGGTCCCCAGTGTTTCATCCATCAACAG GATTATCCGCACCAAAGTCCAGCAGCAATTCCACCCGTCCCCCGATGGATCCGTCACGCCGCTCTCCACGCCCGGCCACACCATAG TGCCCAGCACGGCGTCGCCTCCCGTGACCAGTGCCTCGAACAATCCAGTGGGGTCCTACTCCATCAACGGCATTCTGGGTATCCCCCGCTCCAACAGCGAGAAGAGGAAACGGGATGATg ATGGGTCAGATGGCTCAGGCCCTGGCAGCGACTCTCAGGGCAGCGTGGAAAGTTTGAGGAAGCACCTGAGAGCGGACGCCTTCACCCAGCAACAGCTGGAAGCCCTGGACCGCGTGTTCGAACGGCCTTCCTACCCTGATGTCTTCCCCACTTCAGAGCACATCAAACCAGAGCAG GCGAATGAGTACTCCCTCCCGTCCCTGAATGCCAGCCTGGAAGATGTGAAGCCCAGCCTCTCCACCAGTGCCAGCTCCGACCTCGCTTCCAGTGTCTCGCAGAGCTACTCTGTTGTGACAG GTCGAGACATGGCAAGCACCACTTTACCCGGCTACCCACCCCACGTCCCCCCCACAGGACAAGGCAGCTACCCCACCTCCACGCTTGCTGGCATGGTTCCTG GAGGGGACTTTTCTGGAAATCCTTATTCTCATCCCCAATACACAACCTACAATGAAGCTTGGAGGTTCAGTAATCCAGCGTTACTGA
- the pax2a gene encoding paired box protein Pax-2a isoform X8, producing MDIHCKADPFSAMHLVSHAGHGGVNQLGGVFVNGRPLPDVVRQRIVELAHQGVRPCDISRQLRVSHGCVSKILGSYQKAFQRYYETGSIKPGVIGGSKPKVATPKVVDKIAEYKRQNPTMFAWEIRDRLLAEGVCDNDTVPSVSSINRIIRTKVQQQFHPSPDGSVTPLSTPGHTIVPSTASPPVTSASNNPVGSYSINGILGIPRSNSEKRKRDDDGSDGSGPGSDSQGSVESLRKHLRADAFTQQQLEALDRVFERPSYPDVFPTSEHIKPEQANEYSLPSLNASLEDVKPSLSTSASSDLASSVSQSYSVVTDSHPSYPPSMCVKREPHEASFAPFTPSSVGDSALADILPHQSSLSVDASTPSYLPHAHGPCYSQYASQPFIAGRDMASTTLPGYPPHVPPTGQGSYPTSTLAGMVPGGDFSGNPYSHPQYTTYNEAWRFSNPALLMPHPVAPRLPLLPLPTTATSHPGDRFKAQGRSFGLHVVPV from the exons ATGGATATTCACTGCAAAGCAGACCCCTTCTCGGCGATGCACC TTGTATCCCACGCAGGGCACGGCGGTGTAAACCAGCTCGGCGGGGTGTTTGTGAACGGCAGACCCCTCCCGGACGTGGTGCGGCAGCGGATCGTGGAGCTGGCCCACCAGGGCGTCCGGCCCTGCGACATCTCCCGACAGCTACGGGTCAGTCACGGCTGTGTCAGCAAAATCCTCGGCAG ctaTCAGAAGGCATTTCAGAG GTACTACGAGACCGGCAGTATTAAACCCGGAGTCATCGGGGGCTCCAAACCAAAGGTCGCAACTCCGAAAGTGGTGGATAAAATCGCGGAGTACAAGCGCCAGAATCCCACCATGTTTGCGTGGGAGATAAGGGACCGACTACTGGCTGAGGGGGTCTGCGACAACGACACGGTCCCCAGTGTTTCATCCATCAACAG GATTATCCGCACCAAAGTCCAGCAGCAATTCCACCCGTCCCCCGATGGATCCGTCACGCCGCTCTCCACGCCCGGCCACACCATAG TGCCCAGCACGGCGTCGCCTCCCGTGACCAGTGCCTCGAACAATCCAGTGGGGTCCTACTCCATCAACGGCATTCTGGGTATCCCCCGCTCCAACAGCGAGAAGAGGAAACGGGATGATg ATGGGTCAGATGGCTCAGGCCCTGGCAGCGACTCTCAGGGCAGCGTGGAAAGTTTGAGGAAGCACCTGAGAGCGGACGCCTTCACCCAGCAACAGCTGGAAGCCCTGGACCGCGTGTTCGAACGGCCTTCCTACCCTGATGTCTTCCCCACTTCAGAGCACATCAAACCAGAGCAG GCGAATGAGTACTCCCTCCCGTCCCTGAATGCCAGCCTGGAAGATGTGAAGCCCAGCCTCTCCACCAGTGCCAGCTCCGACCTCGCTTCCAGTGTCTCGCAGAGCTACTCTGTTGTGACAG ACTCTCACCCGTCATATCCGCCTTCCATGTGTGTAAAGCGGGAGCCCCATGAGGCATCCTTTGCCCCCTTCACCCCCTCCTCTGTTGGGGATTCGGCTCTAGCTGACATCTTGCCCCACCAGTCCAGCCTCTCTGTAGATGCCTCCACTCCCAGCTACCTCCCCCATGCCCACGGCCCCTGCTACAGCCAATATGCCAGCCAGCCCTTTATAGCAG GTCGAGACATGGCAAGCACCACTTTACCCGGCTACCCACCCCACGTCCCCCCCACAGGACAAGGCAGCTACCCCACCTCCACGCTTGCTGGCATGGTTCCTG GAGGGGACTTTTCTGGAAATCCTTATTCTCATCCCCAATACACAACCTACAATGAAGCTTGGAGGTTCAGTAATCCAGCGTTACTGA
- the pax2a gene encoding paired box protein Pax-2a isoform X17, with protein sequence MDIHCKADPFSAMHLSHAGHGGVNQLGGVFVNGRPLPDVVRQRIVELAHQGVRPCDISRQLRVSHGCVSKILGRYYETGSIKPGVIGGSKPKVATPKVVDKIAEYKRQNPTMFAWEIRDRLLAEGVCDNDTVPSVSSINRIIRTKVQQQFHPSPDGSVTPLSTPGHTIVPSTASPPVTSASNNPVGSYSINGILGIPRSNSEKRKRDDDGSDGSGPGSDSQGSVESLRKHLRADAFTQQQLEALDRVFERPSYPDVFPTSEHIKPEQANEYSLPSLNASLEDVKPSLSTSASSDLASSVSQSYSVVTGRDMASTTLPGYPPHVPPTGQGSYPTSTLAGMVPGGDFSGNPYSHPQYTTYNEAWRFSNPALLMPHPVAPRLPLLPLPTTATSHPGDRFKAQGRSFGLHVVPV encoded by the exons ATGGATATTCACTGCAAAGCAGACCCCTTCTCGGCGATGCACC TATCCCACGCAGGGCACGGCGGTGTAAACCAGCTCGGCGGGGTGTTTGTGAACGGCAGACCCCTCCCGGACGTGGTGCGGCAGCGGATCGTGGAGCTGGCCCACCAGGGCGTCCGGCCCTGCGACATCTCCCGACAGCTACGGGTCAGTCACGGCTGTGTCAGCAAAATCCTCGGCAG GTACTACGAGACCGGCAGTATTAAACCCGGAGTCATCGGGGGCTCCAAACCAAAGGTCGCAACTCCGAAAGTGGTGGATAAAATCGCGGAGTACAAGCGCCAGAATCCCACCATGTTTGCGTGGGAGATAAGGGACCGACTACTGGCTGAGGGGGTCTGCGACAACGACACGGTCCCCAGTGTTTCATCCATCAACAG GATTATCCGCACCAAAGTCCAGCAGCAATTCCACCCGTCCCCCGATGGATCCGTCACGCCGCTCTCCACGCCCGGCCACACCATAG TGCCCAGCACGGCGTCGCCTCCCGTGACCAGTGCCTCGAACAATCCAGTGGGGTCCTACTCCATCAACGGCATTCTGGGTATCCCCCGCTCCAACAGCGAGAAGAGGAAACGGGATGATg ATGGGTCAGATGGCTCAGGCCCTGGCAGCGACTCTCAGGGCAGCGTGGAAAGTTTGAGGAAGCACCTGAGAGCGGACGCCTTCACCCAGCAACAGCTGGAAGCCCTGGACCGCGTGTTCGAACGGCCTTCCTACCCTGATGTCTTCCCCACTTCAGAGCACATCAAACCAGAGCAG GCGAATGAGTACTCCCTCCCGTCCCTGAATGCCAGCCTGGAAGATGTGAAGCCCAGCCTCTCCACCAGTGCCAGCTCCGACCTCGCTTCCAGTGTCTCGCAGAGCTACTCTGTTGTGACAG GTCGAGACATGGCAAGCACCACTTTACCCGGCTACCCACCCCACGTCCCCCCCACAGGACAAGGCAGCTACCCCACCTCCACGCTTGCTGGCATGGTTCCTG GAGGGGACTTTTCTGGAAATCCTTATTCTCATCCCCAATACACAACCTACAATGAAGCTTGGAGGTTCAGTAATCCAGCGTTACTGA
- the pax2a gene encoding paired box protein Pax-2a isoform X13: MDIHCKADPFSAMHLSHAGHGGVNQLGGVFVNGRPLPDVVRQRIVELAHQGVRPCDISRQLRVSHGCVSKILGRYYETGSIKPGVIGGSKPKVATPKVVDKIAEYKRQNPTMFAWEIRDRLLAEGVCDNDTVPSVSSINRIIRTKVQQQFHPSPDGSVTPLSTPGHTIVPSTASPPVTSASNNPVGSYSINGILGIPRSNSEKRKRDDVLWSGNHLDGRKIGHYGSDGSGPGSDSQGSVESLRKHLRADAFTQQQLEALDRVFERPSYPDVFPTSEHIKPEQANEYSLPSLNASLEDVKPSLSTSASSDLASSVSQSYSVVTGRDMASTTLPGYPPHVPPTGQGSYPTSTLAGMVPGGDFSGNPYSHPQYTTYNEAWRFSNPALLMPHPVAPRLPLLPLPTTATSHPGDRFKAQGRSFGLHVVPV, translated from the exons ATGGATATTCACTGCAAAGCAGACCCCTTCTCGGCGATGCACC TATCCCACGCAGGGCACGGCGGTGTAAACCAGCTCGGCGGGGTGTTTGTGAACGGCAGACCCCTCCCGGACGTGGTGCGGCAGCGGATCGTGGAGCTGGCCCACCAGGGCGTCCGGCCCTGCGACATCTCCCGACAGCTACGGGTCAGTCACGGCTGTGTCAGCAAAATCCTCGGCAG GTACTACGAGACCGGCAGTATTAAACCCGGAGTCATCGGGGGCTCCAAACCAAAGGTCGCAACTCCGAAAGTGGTGGATAAAATCGCGGAGTACAAGCGCCAGAATCCCACCATGTTTGCGTGGGAGATAAGGGACCGACTACTGGCTGAGGGGGTCTGCGACAACGACACGGTCCCCAGTGTTTCATCCATCAACAG GATTATCCGCACCAAAGTCCAGCAGCAATTCCACCCGTCCCCCGATGGATCCGTCACGCCGCTCTCCACGCCCGGCCACACCATAG TGCCCAGCACGGCGTCGCCTCCCGTGACCAGTGCCTCGAACAATCCAGTGGGGTCCTACTCCATCAACGGCATTCTGGGTATCCCCCGCTCCAACAGCGAGAAGAGGAAACGGGATGATg TTCTCTGGAGTGGCAACCACTTGGATGGAAGGAAAATAGGACATT ATGGGTCAGATGGCTCAGGCCCTGGCAGCGACTCTCAGGGCAGCGTGGAAAGTTTGAGGAAGCACCTGAGAGCGGACGCCTTCACCCAGCAACAGCTGGAAGCCCTGGACCGCGTGTTCGAACGGCCTTCCTACCCTGATGTCTTCCCCACTTCAGAGCACATCAAACCAGAGCAG GCGAATGAGTACTCCCTCCCGTCCCTGAATGCCAGCCTGGAAGATGTGAAGCCCAGCCTCTCCACCAGTGCCAGCTCCGACCTCGCTTCCAGTGTCTCGCAGAGCTACTCTGTTGTGACAG GTCGAGACATGGCAAGCACCACTTTACCCGGCTACCCACCCCACGTCCCCCCCACAGGACAAGGCAGCTACCCCACCTCCACGCTTGCTGGCATGGTTCCTG GAGGGGACTTTTCTGGAAATCCTTATTCTCATCCCCAATACACAACCTACAATGAAGCTTGGAGGTTCAGTAATCCAGCGTTACTGA
- the pax2a gene encoding paired box protein Pax-2a isoform X19, whose product MDIHCKADPFSAMHRHGGVNQLGGVFVNGRPLPDVVRQRIVELAHQGVRPCDISRQLRVSHGCVSKILGRYYETGSIKPGVIGGSKPKVATPKVVDKIAEYKRQNPTMFAWEIRDRLLAEGVCDNDTVPSVSSINRIIRTKVQQQFHPSPDGSVTPLSTPGHTIVPSTASPPVTSASNNPVGSYSINGILGIPRSNSEKRKRDDDGSDGSGPGSDSQGSVESLRKHLRADAFTQQQLEALDRVFERPSYPDVFPTSEHIKPEQANEYSLPSLNASLEDVKPSLSTSASSDLASSVSQSYSVVTGRDMASTTLPGYPPHVPPTGQGSYPTSTLAGMVPGGDFSGNPYSHPQYTTYNEAWRFSNPALLMPHPVAPRLPLLPLPTTATSHPGDRFKAQGRSFGLHVVPV is encoded by the exons ATGGATATTCACTGCAAAGCAGACCCCTTCTCGGCGATGCACC GGCACGGCGGTGTAAACCAGCTCGGCGGGGTGTTTGTGAACGGCAGACCCCTCCCGGACGTGGTGCGGCAGCGGATCGTGGAGCTGGCCCACCAGGGCGTCCGGCCCTGCGACATCTCCCGACAGCTACGGGTCAGTCACGGCTGTGTCAGCAAAATCCTCGGCAG GTACTACGAGACCGGCAGTATTAAACCCGGAGTCATCGGGGGCTCCAAACCAAAGGTCGCAACTCCGAAAGTGGTGGATAAAATCGCGGAGTACAAGCGCCAGAATCCCACCATGTTTGCGTGGGAGATAAGGGACCGACTACTGGCTGAGGGGGTCTGCGACAACGACACGGTCCCCAGTGTTTCATCCATCAACAG GATTATCCGCACCAAAGTCCAGCAGCAATTCCACCCGTCCCCCGATGGATCCGTCACGCCGCTCTCCACGCCCGGCCACACCATAG TGCCCAGCACGGCGTCGCCTCCCGTGACCAGTGCCTCGAACAATCCAGTGGGGTCCTACTCCATCAACGGCATTCTGGGTATCCCCCGCTCCAACAGCGAGAAGAGGAAACGGGATGATg ATGGGTCAGATGGCTCAGGCCCTGGCAGCGACTCTCAGGGCAGCGTGGAAAGTTTGAGGAAGCACCTGAGAGCGGACGCCTTCACCCAGCAACAGCTGGAAGCCCTGGACCGCGTGTTCGAACGGCCTTCCTACCCTGATGTCTTCCCCACTTCAGAGCACATCAAACCAGAGCAG GCGAATGAGTACTCCCTCCCGTCCCTGAATGCCAGCCTGGAAGATGTGAAGCCCAGCCTCTCCACCAGTGCCAGCTCCGACCTCGCTTCCAGTGTCTCGCAGAGCTACTCTGTTGTGACAG GTCGAGACATGGCAAGCACCACTTTACCCGGCTACCCACCCCACGTCCCCCCCACAGGACAAGGCAGCTACCCCACCTCCACGCTTGCTGGCATGGTTCCTG GAGGGGACTTTTCTGGAAATCCTTATTCTCATCCCCAATACACAACCTACAATGAAGCTTGGAGGTTCAGTAATCCAGCGTTACTGA
- the pax2a gene encoding paired box protein Pax-2a isoform X9, producing MDIHCKADPFSAMHLVSHAGHGGVNQLGGVFVNGRPLPDVVRQRIVELAHQGVRPCDISRQLRVSHGCVSKILGRYYETGSIKPGVIGGSKPKVATPKVVDKIAEYKRQNPTMFAWEIRDRLLAEGVCDNDTVPSVSSINRIIRTKVQQQFHPSPDGSVTPLSTPGHTIVPSTASPPVTSASNNPVGSYSINGILGIPRSNSEKRKRDDDGSDGSGPGSDSQGSVESLRKHLRADAFTQQQLEALDRVFERPSYPDVFPTSEHIKPEQANEYSLPSLNASLEDVKPSLSTSASSDLASSVSQSYSVVTDSHPSYPPSMCVKREPHEASFAPFTPSSVGDSALADILPHQSSLSVDASTPSYLPHAHGPCYSQYASQPFIAGRDMASTTLPGYPPHVPPTGQGSYPTSTLAGMVPGGDFSGNPYSHPQYTTYNEAWRFSNPALLMPHPVAPRLPLLPLPTTATSHPGDRFKAQGRSFGLHVVPV from the exons ATGGATATTCACTGCAAAGCAGACCCCTTCTCGGCGATGCACC TTGTATCCCACGCAGGGCACGGCGGTGTAAACCAGCTCGGCGGGGTGTTTGTGAACGGCAGACCCCTCCCGGACGTGGTGCGGCAGCGGATCGTGGAGCTGGCCCACCAGGGCGTCCGGCCCTGCGACATCTCCCGACAGCTACGGGTCAGTCACGGCTGTGTCAGCAAAATCCTCGGCAG GTACTACGAGACCGGCAGTATTAAACCCGGAGTCATCGGGGGCTCCAAACCAAAGGTCGCAACTCCGAAAGTGGTGGATAAAATCGCGGAGTACAAGCGCCAGAATCCCACCATGTTTGCGTGGGAGATAAGGGACCGACTACTGGCTGAGGGGGTCTGCGACAACGACACGGTCCCCAGTGTTTCATCCATCAACAG GATTATCCGCACCAAAGTCCAGCAGCAATTCCACCCGTCCCCCGATGGATCCGTCACGCCGCTCTCCACGCCCGGCCACACCATAG TGCCCAGCACGGCGTCGCCTCCCGTGACCAGTGCCTCGAACAATCCAGTGGGGTCCTACTCCATCAACGGCATTCTGGGTATCCCCCGCTCCAACAGCGAGAAGAGGAAACGGGATGATg ATGGGTCAGATGGCTCAGGCCCTGGCAGCGACTCTCAGGGCAGCGTGGAAAGTTTGAGGAAGCACCTGAGAGCGGACGCCTTCACCCAGCAACAGCTGGAAGCCCTGGACCGCGTGTTCGAACGGCCTTCCTACCCTGATGTCTTCCCCACTTCAGAGCACATCAAACCAGAGCAG GCGAATGAGTACTCCCTCCCGTCCCTGAATGCCAGCCTGGAAGATGTGAAGCCCAGCCTCTCCACCAGTGCCAGCTCCGACCTCGCTTCCAGTGTCTCGCAGAGCTACTCTGTTGTGACAG ACTCTCACCCGTCATATCCGCCTTCCATGTGTGTAAAGCGGGAGCCCCATGAGGCATCCTTTGCCCCCTTCACCCCCTCCTCTGTTGGGGATTCGGCTCTAGCTGACATCTTGCCCCACCAGTCCAGCCTCTCTGTAGATGCCTCCACTCCCAGCTACCTCCCCCATGCCCACGGCCCCTGCTACAGCCAATATGCCAGCCAGCCCTTTATAGCAG GTCGAGACATGGCAAGCACCACTTTACCCGGCTACCCACCCCACGTCCCCCCCACAGGACAAGGCAGCTACCCCACCTCCACGCTTGCTGGCATGGTTCCTG GAGGGGACTTTTCTGGAAATCCTTATTCTCATCCCCAATACACAACCTACAATGAAGCTTGGAGGTTCAGTAATCCAGCGTTACTGA